Within Scomber scombrus chromosome 12, fScoSco1.1, whole genome shotgun sequence, the genomic segment agataaaagaTGGTGGTATAACTTCTTACTTTTATAAGTGTTTAAATCAATGCATCTGCGTGATGAGTGTGCAGCTTTAACTTTATATTCCTACATATTTAActcaaacataaatatttagtttgcAGATATTCTTTATGAAATTCAACCTTTTCAAAAGAAACCACACACGTGCATGTTGTGGCCTGTcattggtatgtgtgtgtgtgtgtgtgtgtgtgtgtgtgtgtgtgtgtttgttttgggggtacTCACCCTGCGTTGTGTGTTGATGTTGAGATGAGTTGTTGGTGGTCAGAGAGGTCGAAACCCGACTAAACCCCAAAACCTAAAACCTAAAACCTAAAACCAACACTCACACTGAAGCCAACCTCTGAACCTGAAGCCAACCTTCCCACAACCCCAAACCAAAGCCAGGCTCACCtctgctgactgacagctgcagccagccaatcacagcacaggTGGGGTGAGGAAGGGGTCtggtcaggtgtgtgtgtgtgtgtgtgtgtgtgtgtgtgtagagagagacAATGGAAGGAGAGATTGGGAAGGAGTTGAGAGAAGGAATGAGCCTCAGGATGTGGGTTTAGGTTAGTCAGCCATGATGGAAGTGGCTTCTCTGGATGCAAATTGAGGTTTGACCAAATTGTGGTCAAAGTGTTTGTGAGGCCCAGGCACCTCACCTGTgtacgtacgtgtgtgtgtgtgtgtgtgtgtgtgtgtgtgtgtgtgtgtgtgtgtgtgtgtgtgtgtgtgtgtgtgtgtgtgtgtgtgtgtgtgtgtgtgtgtgtgtgtgtgtgtgtgtgtacatgtgtttttgagtgtgtgtgtgtctgtgtgttctttgttttaACTCCATATCCACAGATTCATCCCACAGATTGAAATAGACATTTTCTTCACTGTTGTACGAACACAATTTTTTagtttaggttaaaatgatgaaatctatttttacatataaataactGTAATAAATGTCTTCATAGCTTCAGTTCGTTGTTTTTTATCGAACAATAGTCCATCAAGCACTTTAATGCCTGATGTTTGTTATATTGGTGCAGTTTTATCATCTGGCAGcacttaaataaaatgatgagaaTTGAGCACATTAACAGTGAtagtttaatataaataatcacTATACTATACACTactataatatttatatatatataaataaatccaaaCACACAACTTAAAGGTTCTTAATGAGCAACGATTAGCAGCTCATTAACAGCTGCTGTGTGGCTGTAAGTCTCAGAggattcactgtgtgtgtgtgtgtgtgtgtgtgtgtgtgtgtgtgtgtgtgtgtgtgtgtgtgtgtgtgtgtgtgtgtgtgtgtgtgtgtgtgtgtgtgtgtgtgtgtgtgtgtgtgtgtgtgtgtgtgtgtgtgtgtgtgtgtgtgtgtgtgtgtgtgtcaggttcGCTCTGGGAGACGCTCGCAGGCCACTGCAAGAGACAGCAGCTCTGGTGGAGGACATCGTGCACACGCAGCTCATCACTATGGTAACCTAGACTTGTCtcggctttaaaaaaaataaaaacatcatagattaaatgaataatagaagaaaaaataaaaatcagataTCAAGCAgaagttcagttttttttaaattaatgtatgttttcattcagAAGAGGACAGTGAActttatgcattttaatatactgtaataatcAGTACTGTAAATATTATTGATTTACTTTTAACTAATTGCTATATTAATTAAAAGTTATTATGTTTTATCATCACTGGGTGacaaatcacataaaaaatgttgtcatcacAATGTAGCAACATGTATAAAATACAATtatgacaataaagttgttttttttaaagaagctttTTAAGGCCATAATCAACTGTAAATATAATGATTTCTGAGTTTCAGATCTTTTTTAGTCCGATTTTGCTCCAGAATTGAATTTTTGATTTGATAAGAAGTCAGAAACTCATTAGTTTGTAGGTCTGAAGCTGTcatcttaaccctaaccctaacttttaAAGGTTTGACTGAtttttataattcattttataccaaataaatgtaacattagaactgaaatggtaaaatatatcattttatttgtaagacACAACACTGATCAGCATGACAGAAACTCTACCATCTACAGATTTCAATGTGGTATCAATTAAAAGACTAAAATCCACATTTATAACATgatttctttatacttttctatgacagaggagggaagaaggagaaaatgaGAACAGTAAACATTATTACTGTGACTACCTTAAAACCACGTCTATTAACTACATCTAACATCTCTTCTAAAATGTATATAACTAACACTGTGATATCTAACTGGGTTTAATTTATTAGCTGCATCAGGCCTGCGAGGGGGCGTCTCTTCGTGGGTCAAGGGTCATCTCGGCTGAGGACATCCTGTTCCTGATGAGGAGAGACAAGGTAACGTAACACCTTAAATCTATGATAAAATCTAACTtctctttttatgtttgtagTTTTCTGTCTCTGGTTCATTTTgtctctgactgtctgtcttCTGTCTCCTGATCAGAGGAAAGTGGCGCGGCTATTAAAATACCTCCAGTTTAGAGATTATAAATCAAAACTACTCAAAAGTCTCGAGGAGGAAGACGTGACACAGGACGCAGGTatgcacacattcataaaaaacacacatttaacatttttaaaatataagaagcttaaaaagttaatttaatcATCACTTTTAGTCCTACTTATTGATATATTGGGTGTTTTCTTAGGTGGTGCAggtgctgctgctcctgctcctgctgctgctggtgttgcCGGCGGTAACCAGCGGAGGCAACGATTGGCCCAGGATTTCCTGGTGTGGTTGGATCAGACGGGCGAGCTTCTGTCATTGGCCGATCGACAGGAAGTAGATCCCATCAAACAGGAGCGGATGGAGGTCAGAGGTCTTCACAGTGaatgattttttacatttttattgaaaccagggattattattaacatttgtattaactctctgtgtgtgtgtgtgtgtgtgtgtgtgtgtgtgtgtgtgtgtgtgtgtgtgtgtgtgtgtgtgtgtgtgtgtgtgtgtgtgtgtgtgtgtgtgtgtgtgtgtcttcagcgTTTGGAGCGTCAGACTCGAGCCATGGACCCGGCTCAGTACTCTGAGTTCTGTGAGAGTCGACAGCTGAGCTTCGGTGAGATTCCCCcacacactcaaaaatgtgtctcACTTACTTGTTTTATCACTCGGATGTTTTCGCTTCACTGCGCAGAGTTTGACACAAGAAATCAGTTTTCATCTTAATGGTTTTAGGTGTTGAGTattaatcatagactgtatataaaatggacgtaacatctgtgacgtcacccattggtttgtggactgctgcttggaagagaatagtttcggatctgggcagcgccatcttgaaaatttcaggtgcatgatgggaaaaataaaaacagggattctacttatatgggcatcaggaggagcatgaggcgccctcctgaacctgtgaaccaatcaacctgtcaatcatgacgtagccacgccctaatgcataccctgctttatcatcaaatataaaatcagggaggccaaaatgtcccaaatgaacatcatactgcattgaagaaggctttaaactagcgattgagaccataaacacattttgaaaacgtttactgaggttagaaatcaagtgagaagttggtgaattctccattgacttgtatagagacggaagtccttttgacaccaaaacggtcgccccctggtggccttttgatagaatgcagttttaacttacttcagcgttggccttatttcagaggaccgggacTCCCCACTTGGTATTAAGTTAGtattttgatttaatgatgATGTAGATGCCTGCTGCACAGAGATTAAATTCATGTAGGGAGTGTAATGAATCAGTATTTTAACTTGGTGCCAAAACACAAACCTCATTTAATTTCTTCCTttcatgtttgcatgtgtttgtttttgtgtgtaaatgtgagtcCAGCTAAGAAAGCTTCCAAGTTTCGGGACTGGTTGGACTGTAGCAGCCTGGAGCTGAAACCTAACAGCATGGCCATGGAGATCCTGTCATACCTGGCCTATGAGACCGTTGCCCAGGTAACGCTGTCTCCTATCTACTTTATAAGCGTATGGTTGACACTTTTCTGTGTCGTAAAAACCATctcctgtttctttctgtcGTTCTCTTTCTTCAGATTGTAGATTTGTCGCTGCTGgtgaaacaggaaatgatggCGAAGACCAATCCTATCAGTCATGTGATCTCTGCCAGCTACATtcactacaacacacacaccgaggtacacacacacacaatcacttaCAGCAGGGTTTTTAGATCTCACCGTTATGTTTTAAGtgaatatgtttatatgtgttcTTCCTCTTTTATTCTCCTCCAGGTAAAGAAGGACCCAGACTCACCTGAGGCGACCCCTCCCTCCACTCCAGGCTCCTCCCACTCCGCTAAACCCCTCCAACAAGGCAACGGCAGTCTGGACGGCCGAGCACGACAGAGGAAACgcaaaaaggtgtgtgtgtgtgtgtgtgcttactgTAGTCCCgttttattaaatattgattGTAGGGTTGTAGTATTTTCTCTATTATTCATTTAGtctaaaaaaaaatggcatTCACAGTTTCTCAGAAGCCACAGGAGTCTtcagtttgcttgttttgtctgactaacagtCTAAATGtgtaaagatatttaatttactatcaTATATGTTGAGGATTGatgcacatttgagaagctggaactaaGAGTTGGTTGATATGGCCTTAAaataatatcacaatatttctgTGATAATAAGATTCTTGACGATATGATAAAACACTCCTCACAGAGCAGTGAAATAGTTTGTTGTATTGCCCCGGTTTGTTGTTAAAGTCATcttgcacttttaaaaaaaaacaacttatttcCATAGTTTATTGTACATCTTATCTTTTTGTAACCAAACCACTTCGACACTGCTGAAGTCCTCCACCATGTGAAGCTGGTAGTCATGTTAATGTTGCTTTCCGCCATgcttgttaataataataataataataataatgataataataatacattttatttaaggcacctttcagggcactcaaggtTGCCTTACACAACATATCAACAACGATTTAAAAGAGCAAAAGGACAGgatgtaagtgcaataaaaaaacaaataaaatcagaaaactgcagggtggatgacaaattagagtgagtatgaaagtttgaaGAGGTGGGTTTTTAGACAGGATTTGAAGATGGATAGAGAGTTAATGTTCCTGATGTCGGGGGGGGGgagcggctgaaggctctggaccccagggtggacagacaggcagagggaacagtgaggctgatggaagaggctgatctgagtgttgatgtggaggaggtcagagaggtatgattgagggggggggggggggggggggggcgaggttgtggatggccttaaaagtgtgaagcaggattttgaagtctatgcgaaatttgacaggaagccagtgaagttgttgaagaacaggagtgatatgattgatagattgataattcgagcagctgagttctggaccaGTTAGAGCTTACGGAGGGACTTGTGGGGGAGACTGAAGAGGAGGGAGTTGCAATAGTCTAGGCGGGATGTAACAATTGTTGTAGCTGTGAGTGATAGTTTAGAAGTCGGAAAATTACCTTTCTTTATCATATTAACAATGATACCAGTGTTATTGTCAAAGGTTTTGcacttttgttaaaaaaaaaaggataattaaTCATCATAATAGTTCTGTTTAATGACTAATCCATTAATTAACtgattgttgcagctgtaattggttgtttttttaagtttggtTGATGTCACACTGGCATGTAAACATATTGATCTTGAGGTCAGGAGACACTATTTTAATAGTAACTTGCCTTTTATAAGTTCTgttacataataaaaataataacgcCACATTGCAATCTCAAAATATGTGTTAGTAATAGTATATCAGCTCCTCCTCAGTGTGTTTAAAATCCCACATTCTCAGTAATTATACCAAAGATGTGAAATGAGTGTATTTCCTGATTTGAGGCTACAGGTGGATTAAAACCgtgttgtgtgtttcagagcTCTCCGGCTACAGTTGAACCTCCGAGCGGAGCCATCCAGCCCTGTCACATCAGAGAGGCCATCAGAAGATACaactacagacacacagtaagtacacacacacacacacacacacacacacacacacacacacacacacacacacctacgatcaaacacacatactggaCACACTTCATTTAAAGGATGGATTTGGGTTTTTCCGGTCTgtcttaaacctgcagtgctgaacttttacatataaatgaaagtCTGTTACATTTAAGCCAAATGAGTTCACACCATGCTGATGAAGGCGATCaccaccagataaatctctccGTATTTTACATTGGAGTTATTCATCTGATGtcagcgattgagaccataaacacactttgaaaacgtttactgaggttagaaatcaagtgagaagttggtgaattctccattgacttgtatagagacggaagtccttttgacaccaaaacggtcgcctcctggtggccttttgatagaatgcagttttaagttacttctgcgttggcatcatttcagaggaccggaactccccgcctgattaagacagacttaaaaaatgtgGACCCATCCTTTAAAAGTGACCTAATTTAGTGTGAACTTCAGAGTGAAACTACAATAaatcccttttctttctctcagagTTCGTACTGGAGGAGCGGGATGTCCTTCCTTGCCTGCTGAGgatgtctcacacacacacacacacacgcccttTCTTACATacctttactttttatttcaataacTTTCTGTAAACCAGTTCtgttattttttcatctttatatctctagtttatttatttttatattgtcttttgtttgtGATGCGCTTTGTGACGACTGATGTACAAAGCTGCTCTATGAATAAAAGTTTGTTCTAGAAAATTTGGACTGGACTCgagtttaattattaaaatatcagaTTATGAAAATTCAAAGTCTTGTAGTTGTCTGCCTCCGCCAACAAGTCAAGTTGCATTATACATTCATGTTTGTCTggatgcaaaaaataaattaaagtgacctttgaccaccaaaatctATTCAGTTCATCCCTGAGTCCAAGTGGAAATTTGTGCCAATTTGAAGAAATTCCTTCAAGGTGTTCTTCAGATATCGTgctcattaataaaaaaaggacGGACAAcctaaaaacattttgtcacaGATAGTTTCAATAGATTAACATcattaaagatacattttaagttttacATCACTGATTTTCCTTTACAAAAAGATCAGTTTCTGGTTTCTTAATGTAGTAATTTTGTTTAGATGAGAGGTTTCTTGAAGCTATCTGCATGTCTGgatgaaaagagggaaaacTACTGTTCtgatttgggtgaactgaccctttaaactTTACTGCTACAAACCGGAccagtttcggatctgagcagtgccatcttgaaaatgtccggtgcatgctgggtaaaaaaaacatggattctacttatatgggcatcaggaggagcatgaggcgccctcctgaacctgtgaacccatcaacctgtcaatcacgacgtagccacgccctaatgcataccctgctttatcgtcacatataaaatcagggaggccaaaacgtcccaaatgaacatcatactgcattgaagaagactttaaactagcgattgagaccataaacacatttttaaaacgtttactgaggttagaaatcaagtgagaagttggtgaattctccattgacttgtatagagacggaagtccttttgacaccaaaacggtcgccccctggtggccttttgatagaatgcagttttaagttacttccgcgttggcatcatttcagacgaccggaactccccgcctggcctGCACACTTTAATGAGGACGGATCGtgctttggtgattttttttttttctactcttaAATTTCTATCATGTCCTCCCCataaatgtattataagagctggatacagGACCAAAAATGGCGTCTATTCAGTTCAATAACAATTGCTCAGCGGGCACAAATGCCCAAAAAAGTTTCTAGCCTCCAGGTTTGCTTCCACATTATGCGACCCACTAAATATGCACAGTAGTGTTTCCCCTGCTGGTCCCACCCACGAGTTCCCGCTCGGCCCACAGACTGAGTTTTAAATCACTTATCTTTGCTCGAGGAACGTTTTACACGTATAAAACCTTCAGGTATCAACAATCCACAAttagttacttccgcgttggcatcatttcagaggaccagaactccccgcttgctacaaacaccaaaaacacaactccaaacAGAGACTCACtgcaaggttttttttgtttgttattgaaataaactttaatgGTCACTAATACAGAAACACATGGGGAATACTGAGTATGCTCATTACTCAGCTCCGTGACATCACTGCAACACTGAGCACATGACGGCGGGGTTTATCTCTGGAATTTCCGCCACAatcagaaaaatgacaaaaaaagtttCAATAAGACGACTCGGATGGAAAAACTGGAAACTCGTTTTGATTTTTAGAACAGCTGTTTGAGCTTTATATTAATGTCtccataatgtgtgtgtgtgtgtagcatgtctgcatgaatgtgtgtgttgctcaGTATTTTTGAGCACTATTAATCAATGCCTCCCTGTCCATGATCAGCTCTCCGTATCTCTGCTGAagttctctctctcgctccatCTGCCTCTCCACGTCTTCCCGCAGAGCCTAAAAAAATGGATGAGAATGAATTTTAAATAAGTGATCatttatatcatcattataataataataatagaataactgtatttatgtagcacctttcatacataaacatttacatttagagaaaaaaaacaagtagagcaagttaaaataaaaatgggttaaaaatataataaaatacataaaaacactgaaacaggtaaaaagagataaaagttttaaaaggagcaaacacatcatttaaatacacacttatactgtaaatatatctgTAATGTATTACCGCTTGTCTCCTGGGAATTGCAGTGTCTTCTTGTTTCTTCAGCTGATTGAAGGTCTGGAGCTCTGTGGCCGCCTGCTCCACCTGGTGGACACATCGAGTATAACACCATGATCATCTTTACCGTACAATAACAGTCATAACAGTGTCTtagatattaatatatttactaCAGCCTGCAGAGGAAGTGTTTACAACCTAGTCAGGAGTTCATTTCACTTGATATTTGGtcaatgtttaatattttttatttaatattagtAAAAGtaacagaagcagcagcacTTCCTGAcccaaacagctgatctgaagcACAATTTGTACATCTATGGTTGAGAAAATGTAGCGCCTGAGGAAAAGGCAGTGAAGTAAAGCTGTGAAAATATTCTAAACATAGcgtataaaataatataaaatcagtatTAAActgatgttgatttttttttaggtggttaaaatatattttgctgCCAGCCCCGTCCACAGTTGCTTAACTTCCATGTCTACTTCTCCAATTTTGGGGGTTGTGGTTCGCCATCTACTGCAGCTAATACACTGACTATGGATAAGTGTCACATACAACCCTGCTTCAAAAAGTGCGAACCATCCCTTTCAAGTTTTACCTTAAAGAATTAGTCTAAAATATGTTGTTAAACCTacattaacagatttttttggccactttatttgtttaactttttaatgattagttgtttatttccacatccagcagttatggagcaacattataaTTCATTTGAAGTTGCTGCTGAATGTAGgtctaatattcactctcttttagctctgtttttactctctaccaactcctgggGTAAATATCTGGCtattaagctgctaaatgctgtACTATGTTCAATAGCTacagtctacagctaactgcaTCTCTctggagaaaaaagacaaatatccCCGTCTTCAGACTGTAGAAACTCAGATATAGACACTCGTGTTTCTTACCTGTTCCCAGAGTTCACCGTGCTGCTTCAGTAGGCCCAGCGCTCTGGACTGAAACCCTCCCAGGAGGATTTTGAGTTTCTTCTCCAGTTTAGCTGCTTTGCGAGCCTCGGCTGTCATGTGACCGCGGTTCACCtgcgaagagagagagatacacagGGACCTCAGTGTTATGGTAATGATTAGATcacagtattttcattttatagacCTCTAAGTCTGAGTTTGGGACATTTGGTCTCTCGGGTGCAGagttttaaccataga encodes:
- the supt3h gene encoding transcription initiation protein SPT3 homolog isoform X1, with amino-acid sequence MVGVVMSSPMAGSTASSSKDRPASRTSFIPELQSMMFALGDARRPLQETAALVEDIVHTQLITMLHQACEGASLRGSRVISAEDILFLMRRDKRKVARLLKYLQFRDYKSKLLKSLEEEDVTQDAGGAGAAAPAPAAAGVAGGNQRRQRLAQDFLVWLDQTGELLSLADRQEVDPIKQERMERLERQTRAMDPAQYSEFCESRQLSFAKKASKFRDWLDCSSLELKPNSMAMEILSYLAYETVAQIVDLSLLVKQEMMAKTNPISHVISASYIHYNTHTEVKKDPDSPEATPPSTPGSSHSAKPLQQGNGSLDGRARQRKRKKSSPATVEPPSGAIQPCHIREAIRRYNYRHTSSYWRSGMSFLAC
- the supt3h gene encoding transcription initiation protein SPT3 homolog isoform X2 — translated: MSSPMAGSTASSSKDRPASRTSFIPELQSMMFALGDARRPLQETAALVEDIVHTQLITMLHQACEGASLRGSRVISAEDILFLMRRDKRKVARLLKYLQFRDYKSKLLKSLEEEDVTQDAGGAGAAAPAPAAAGVAGGNQRRQRLAQDFLVWLDQTGELLSLADRQEVDPIKQERMERLERQTRAMDPAQYSEFCESRQLSFAKKASKFRDWLDCSSLELKPNSMAMEILSYLAYETVAQIVDLSLLVKQEMMAKTNPISHVISASYIHYNTHTEVKKDPDSPEATPPSTPGSSHSAKPLQQGNGSLDGRARQRKRKKSSPATVEPPSGAIQPCHIREAIRRYNYRHTSSYWRSGMSFLAC